The Euwallacea similis isolate ESF13 chromosome 36, ESF131.1, whole genome shotgun sequence region TTAATTGTACACCTTTCTTCCATTTAACAAAGTTTGTACATATTACTATTTACAAAATCCCCTGTTAGAcatccttatcttggacacCTTCTCTAATGGCATAATTGTCTAGCATTTACCACATTTAACTGGCTTTAAACCTCCTATACTTCTCAAGATTCCAATATGTAGAGagtgaaatttttagtaaacTTTATAACATCTATTAACCGAAATTGAAttacagatttattttttgagagaaacagtttaagttttgaaatttaaattagacaaaatccTTTGATGATTGTTATTTGATTCACATGATATCTCAAATTCCTTAGAATCCAAATATGGGCtaagtttttagaaaaaaacaaatcttactttaaattataatatgttTTTGGCACATCTTGTACGCGTGAAAGTTATCTCAACAGTAAGTTAATGATGTATGCcacaacttttatattaagCATTTTTGATAAACCTCACAGCTTTGAGAATAGGTGATTCAAGTGAAATTGGAATAATACATTAATAGATATTAATAACTGGGAAAGCctgtattatttattcaagGGTTTTTCCATTGAATATTGAcataaatatgcaaatttgcATGGAAATTCAAAcacatttccaaaaatttcagaaattcttCATTTCTAATCCCGAGGTTTGCTTTCCAAATTACCTACCTATAGCATTATATCAAgggaaatgtttaaaaaaaaggtctAATGCTGGGTCTAGCGGCAGTGCTATTTCTTATTCAGTATACTGAATAATAAATGGCACTGCAAGAGGGTAATTGAATGTTGGGTAGTAACTCCAAATAGCTTTCCACAAGAGCAATAGCcctttttttcaaacaattttcaaataaaatgaaattaaacaagtCTACTTACACCACCATCCCATAAGCTCCTTCGCCGATATATGATAAATTTGTATACCGCGGCCCCACTTCGAAGATTTGTCCCCTAACGACTTCAGCATTAGGGTTCACACTTGACACACCTGTAGCTTCCGCCATTTTCAGACTGAAACGAGACTCGTAGGCTAAGCGTTGATACcgcaaaacaattttgattaaaCTGCGACGACAGGCGACCTGAAGGGCCGGCTCGGAAAGTGCGAAAtcgatttttgtttaaacacaCGGCCTTTATTTACATAGCAGACTCTAGATGTAACTGGGTCTAAACTTCTGTTTGTATATGAAAGACTGCACCCCTCGAAATGAAGACGACTGGAAATAAAGTTATCTcataatttattcatttctaCAGTGATCGTTTCCACGTTCTGATGAATATTTCTTCCGAAATACTTTCAATTATTCAGATTCAGATtgagaaactaaaaaaaatctttttggaCAACGTAGCAACTGTCATTGTCAGTGAACGTCAGTGTCAATTCAGAGTGAGGTCTGCTTTCACTGTCACCTTGTGTTTAGGATTACATCACGATTCTATGAGTACATGTGAGAATTTTATCTGACTTCATCTGTCATGcgaaaaattttctaatctATCCATATCGACAAAAATAGCATCTCACTCTCACATGTACATTTTACTTTAGAGTCAAGGTCAGAGGCAGCACTACTGAACGTTTTCTTTTCAAGTTAGAGCAAATTTGAGCGCCCGTTTAATGCAGCGAAATCTACTCTAATATGTTCGGTGTTCATCTTAACTAGAACCacataaacaaaagaaaaacactcTTAAGGTTCCTAAGGTCACCGCTAGAGCATTTTGCGTTTGTGAGGTTaagatattattattaaaaataaataatattcttaCTAAATTGGCTCCTTTTTGTGGTTTTTAGCTCTTCTGTTcatgtttaaaaaatcgacattttaTTAGAATCCAGTACGTTTAAGGAAACGGCAAAGTTATGAATGCCCCGCCAACTTTTGAGTCATTCCTTCTGTATGAAGGAGAGAAAAAGTATTATTGCGTCCTAGGTTGTAAAGTAGTCCCagattaaatgaatttattacagAATAATTCGGGAACAGGACACTAAAGTTCCAAATGCTGCTATTTTTACTATCAATAAAGAAGATCACACCTTAGGAAACATGATCAGAAAGTAAGCGTCAAAGGCatcaaaaaccattaaaatagACCTATATAGAGGGTGTCCCAAGATTAGGAGGCCATAGATAGccattttcaatgaaaaataatagttatttgttAAACTGTATaaaccatataaaaaaatgctttacaGAAATACAAGGTATTACAtttctagatattttttaatcttatgTTATGACTCCTGCACTTTTTTAGATATCAAGATAAAACATTGTAAATACACAACTCTCTAGAATCTACATGACAATGATTcataacttatttttcaaaggaCAGAATTCCTTTAACAACCTCAAACTTCTTTGTTTTGCATCACTGTCAATCTATATATTAAATGTCAGAACTTTTTTTGTCGCCGGAATTAGAACCTAaaactctaaatattttttacctgcCTGTTGCtcaaacaaatattatattgcAGTCTCCATGTGTTAAAATGTGCTCTTCGTAAAACCAGTCTTGACTGCTATTGATAGCAAAATTCTGAGCATGCTGCTGAATTGtgacataaaatttcaaaaacattgttatttaaacttttgctTTATCTTTTACAATAAAGAAGATCAGGTGCTGTATCTACAAGaaagattttacaaaattgctctgtttatcaaaaattaatcaagttagGTGTGCTGGCTTCATAAAATCTCACTTGCAAATcaaactcaataaaattccatctGTGTTACCATTTTGCCTTTACcccaaaattttatgaatactctgtacatagaaaatttaaacttaatattttaaaaactgaaaaagctatgaaataattttttttaatctccaACATTTCAGTAACTATAcagcaaattaattttgtgtaattaattaaaataatttgtaataaaaaatcatttttaatttttgattatcATTGTTTTTGGCTACCTAATTTTGGGACATCTTGTATAGAACAATACACCATGTAGATAATCACCTTTAATGTTTCAGCCAACTGTTAAAAGACCCTAATGTTTTATTTGCCGGGTATAAAGTACCTCATCCCCTGGAACATAAATTTGTCCTGCGAATACAAACTACTTCAGACTATTCACCTCAGGATGCACTTATGCATGCGATTACTGATTTGATCTCAgaattatcattatttgaagaaagattcaaggtacattttaattaattaatatttgggCCATGGAGCTAGCCCCTGCAAATTTATGTCACAAAATCCATGTGTTAAATACTTATAAATGTATTGAAATCTCAtacaaattgttaaaaaaaattgcaaaatattttcaaagcaatttcaatttttctttttttctcatagcaggatttctgcaatttttgagatattaagtTGAAAATCAGAGAAATTGCAACTCATTAGAGtctgtatatgtatgtagatataaagttaattgattattttcctAACTCCACAGgcttgtttttcttaaaattaagcCTCCTTTTTTCATaccaaacttttttgttatataTCAATAACCATTTTTTCCAAGATTGAATTCTCCAtttaatttagcaaaaattttatcCCTTGTGCCTATTCAGTTCTATTAtcgttttcaattatttgtaaaaatatcaaacaatacatattatttcatagaaggaacaaattttattaaatccaTAGGTCAttcaaatgagaaaaatgattattgatttaaacaattttgcgaCATATTTGCTCTTGTGGCTACCCCGTCAATTTAGGtcatacaaaaatttaactatttttttacaggAAGCCATTAAAGAAAAGAAGGAAGGATTAGATTAAGCTTGAATATTCACATTaagtggtttatttttatagtgattttcaaaaaaaaaatctttaggaaaataaagtttttatttttgaacaacaaatgaCAACAAACTTTTTGAACTCGAtgtcaataacaataaattactaCAACTTTCTTAGTGGTACCTATATGAATtataatttcctaaaaattatGCTACTACTTCAAATTATACTGGATGTTATCCCACGTAAGAGTAAAAAGCTTAGGGATCTGGGAAACGATAAGAGATACAAAGTTGGGAGAATTACAATCACTCTTAAAaccaaataattaaattacaagAATACAGCTATAAACAGGCCTGCAACAGCACAAATCAATAGGCATATTAgattttaactcaaaaagtaataaaatcgTTAGGTATCATATGATATGAAATTCATATCCATAAGAACGTTCAGAAtcctatatgtataaaaaatccaagactatattttaaaaaatttagttgatAATACTTTCAGGAACACGAAATATCTGATAGTGTCATATTATTGGGGACAAAATGCAacaatgataaaatttcaatcattttagaaataactctttaaataaattcggaaagtaatgaaaaatatttataaacatatcagctttttttgaatatctttCCAAGCCGCTGAGATTTTCTGACTTTTGAAATAGGTCGCATATTATTAATAGTTATCTAACCGGCTTTGTATTTCTTACGTTTTCAAGATTTCCATGCTGTGCGTTTTTACGTGGGACACCGTGTATATATgatttttatatacaatacagaagataataaaataagttaaaattcCTGATCGTCTGTGCAATCGGCTGTATCATGTCCAAATTCTACAAAAAGGAAAggtaaaattacattttaaaacaatccCATAAGTTGTCTATGAATAAATAGttcaaatatatataattttaaaaagttcacCAAACAGTCATTTCACTTCTAAGCTACAGAATTTACCTGAAAAATTGTCTCAATAAGTAGTTGCCGACTGCTTGTAACTCTATTGTTTTGATATGGAAATAGAAATGCTATCGTCTAAAtattttgaactaaattttGTGGCgttgtaataaaaacattagAATTATGCAAGCGAGGAaaggaccgcataaggtttaatacacctccgacaaagaccaacaaaGTGCGTTGAAAGACCAGCGGCTAAAGTGGGCAGAGTCAATCCAAATCCAGTTGCCAGATCTCTCaccatttcagaatttttacctatttataaattatagtaATATGATGATCTGAATTCactgatatttgtttatgataTTTTGGTGGGTCCAAAACTGAATAGGCGACACTAGCTATAGATTCAAGATCAATTAATAAACGAAAAGAAACGATTTGTTTATCGTTTACAACaccatcaaaaaataaataaattggcCAGTGCAGATAACGAAtgtaagaaatttcaattttaatgcgcagagttattgtgtttttgttttttttttcatttacatttacatttatatAGCTGTTTTTTGcttagacatttttaaaaatttccatggCCACGAAAGCAGTGAAATCCATACTAATCTGAACATCAAAGTGGAAAGAGACAACGGTCGGACTAACTCCTTCATATATCAACTTCTAGCCTCTCGACGCACTTCGCTGATCTTTCTTGGAAGCATATTGAAACTTACACGGTCCTTCTTCCATTTACACAATTCCTATGTTTTGACTTGAACTGGTGATGCCCATATATAGGGTGAGCAAATTCTAAATTTGACTATTACTAAgatttaagaattttgttaaatGAGACAAAAGTTGCTAAATTGAATGATAAATTTAGATTCGAAACAgtgttgtgaaattttatttggtttacgaaaatttgtaccaataaaaacgaaattcttGAGTACTTAACTTTTCACCAgtcataaatttttcataaaaagcCTCATGTTGGTTTTTTTTCCAAACGGAATGTCAAAACATATAATCCTGTGACAGATCATTGaattggaaataaaagttACTTCTAAAATTCGACAAAAAGATCAGGTCCGTATCGAAAAAAGAAATGAGGCTAGAACTTACATCTCAAAACCTAAGCATCGAAAAGGAAAAGTTTTAAGATCAGGGAACAGTGATCAAGACAgtgataataatttacattgaATTCCTTTCGTCTAACAATCTTTAGTACTAACAGTTTATTACCTCCACAAATGTCACAATAAGGTCTTGGCGGtggtttttcctttttctcttttcctAGTTGATAATTACTAACTGGCTCTTCGGACCCCTGCGTTGGACAGTCCTCCGTCTCATGGAGATCGAAATGTTCACAAATATCACAATATATCCTAGGGGCCACTTGGCGTTGAAAGTCTGATTTAAACCCGAGCctaagaatttaaattaatcactCAAACACAAAAAACGTCATTACGTTCTTACTGTCGTAACTCTTCAGTGGCCGCAGGGCTGTACCCCATTTCCAGGATTTCAATTCTGGCTTTCTGCTCGTCGTTCTTCCTTTGCATGTCCACAATAATGGAATTTAAGAAATCCACCTGTTTTTGGGCGAAGATTTTATCTTCGAGAAGCTGCTTGTAATCAGTAGGGGCATTAGATTTTGcctaatttgaaaagaaatacGTGCAAAAAAGACTAAAAGCATGCTGGCATGCAAGGCTTTATTCAGCTGGTCTATGGGTCTTATTAGACTACTCTAAGACAAAAAATATcctattttagtttattaaataatgctGACTCACCGCAATATCACCACTAGCCCCGTTGGCGACGGGAGATTGCATCTGGAATATAGTTTACAGTGAAtcccaaaaatattcggatGCACtctttccaaaattttatgaatcctaattaaacaaataaggtaatattttctttttttacatgCAAAATGTCTTCATCAATCATTTATTTAAGGGTCTGCACAAAAGAGAACCCGAAATCTTAATAATctatttttctggaaaacaatAAGTTTAAGTGAATTTGAGAAAGAGTCccttttattgtaaaaaatattgctttttatgAACACGACCTTTTcgtatcaaaattttatattacaaaaaatctctattaaaaaacaagCATGTTTACCCCCAAAACATCACGCcactgataatttaaaaattgtcttttttttaatattccagaTCCAATTTTATGGCTACctaccaaattttaaaactttgtgACTTTCCGTTCACCAATTCGAATCAAAAAACTACTTTACcagttctatttttaaatcgttatAACTTTCTTAAGAaacgatttagaaaaaagtatttaaaattttaacttatatTAATGTGTAGAATACGCCCCTGAAGTAGCGACCCGTACTTTTAAATCACTCTGTATTTTTGCGACAATTCCTAAGACATTgttgcttaaaaattttaaacgatcACACATAAGACAACATTTCTTTAACAATAGCTGTGTGGAAAAACAgaatcaatataattttgttaaaatttgggTATGCTCctgggaaaaatattattgatgaCGTCATAACTCGTTAGCCCgatattttagaaaagaaTATCTTCAGTTTGAAGTGGAGGTCGTCCAACCCCATTGAAGACGcatagttaaaatttttcatattacttTCCGTTTCCATAAAATAGGTAGAGGCGTCGAGTttaagacaccctgtacataccGTCCGAATATTCTTGTGACGCGTTTAATCGCCCTCTggagtttttctttaaattcgaAAACAAGGTATTCATATTTCGTGTTCTTTATGCCCCTAAATAAATGATCGATGAAGACATATTTGACGTAAAAAGAAGTTATAACTaatatgtttaattgaaacttgtaaaatctttaaaaaggGTGCGTCCgcatatttttggaattcaCTGTATATTCAGACTAAAGATAAGTTTACAAGGGATCCCAATGTTTTATTTCCCAAACGGCGAGTACCAAAAGGAGCAAAACCcgaaatttttggaaactaTAAGTATGCCATGAGCGGCGTTGCCAAATTGTTTTTTCCGAGATTTAAGGAAAAACTGGGAAAAAAGCCCAATcagaaacatttaataatatccCAGAGACTATCTTTTTACAGGCGAATTTATACTTTAATTGGGTCACTTACCTTTTCTAATTGACTTTTCAACTTTCCAATTTCTCCCTCTTTACTGGCCAACGTAATATCCCTCTGTGAGATCTCTCTTTGCAGGTTTTCGATGCTCGTTTTCAACATCGGTGTTTGGCTCAAATCATTTTGCAAATCAGCCACTATATTGCGTAGCAAAGTTTCCGAGTATTCAACggtcttaattttttcttcatattcattAACAATTCCTTCATTAAAATCTTGCAGTTTCTTATTCTCCAATTTCACTAATTCGACAAgatcttctttttctttgagtTGTTTCTCAACATCAACCAATTTGATCGTAGTGCTATCTGCAGTTTGCTGGACTTGCTGACCTAAAGAGTGGTTTTGGGACGTTAGGAGACGGATTTGGTCTTCCAGCTGATCTATCTTAGTGCTATAATCCTGATTTTGGGTTTGCAAAGACTCGACTGTTATGGCATGTTGAGAGAGGTCTGAAGAGATTTTGGTTTTGTTGGCATTCAACTGATTCAACTCTTCCTTCAACATATCAGATTCCTTGGTCTTATCGGCTAAAGAAGCCTTTAACAATTCTATGTTCAAATTTAGCTGTTTAACTTCGTCCACTTTTTCTTGAAGAAGACTTTCCAATTTTTCAGTTGTATCGTTGacttcagatatttttttcttatggtcCTCTATCAGCTCTTTTATGAATGTCTTCTGGTTCTCAGTTATGAGAATCATTTCATCTTCTTTGAGATGCAGCAATTCTGTCTTTTCTGCTAAACCCTTATTAGCCTCCTCAAGCTTTATTTCCAGCTCAGAGACAACTTTCGTTAAATCACTTTTcactttaaataattctgaTGTTTTAGAACtaatttctgaatttaatttcaatacttgCCTCTGTAAATTATCTTCGTCGGCAAGCTTGCCTTGCATGCTTTCTCTTACTCTGGCAATCTCTTCCTTTGATTCAAGCAAAAGCTGTTTTTCAGTATCTTTTTCGGTTCTTAGATTAGTTAATTCTGCAGTAATACTTTCAACTTCATGAGATTTAATGTCGAGTTGATTGGTGAGTCTCGATATTTCTTCTAAAGCCACTTCTAAGGATTTGGTTTTATCCTCTAACTgagcattgattttttttctttcactaCTTAGTAAGGTTTCTAAATCtgccacattttttttggaCTGCTCAATTTCCTTAGTAAGGTTTTCACACTGGGTATTGGAAATGGCAACTTCTTCTCTGAGCTTAagcatttctattttttgcaGATTTGCGTTTTGAGCAGACTGAGTTAGTTCACTAATCTTGGAGTTTAACTCCAATTCGAAGGAATTCTTGTCAGTTTGCTGTTGCTGTTTTAATAAATCCACTTCTCTTGTTCTATTTTCAAGTTCAATTTCAGTGGCCTTCAGACGCTCAACTTGAACCTTCAGGTTTTCGATTATGTCACCATCAACCTTTCCTTGAGCTTCTCTCTTCTGCATATCTGACTTCAAGTTATCCAGGTCAACCGCGTTATTAGCAATCGCAAGCTCTAGAGTGGAGACCTGGTTGTTCAATCTGAGAATTTCCTCCtcgtttttcttaatttcagcATTTTGACTCGAAACAGTTTCATCTTTGTCAGATAAGGCCTTTTTATGATTCTCAATGAGCTCCCCTATCGTTTTCTCGGCGACTTCCTTGTGCAGCGTTAAATCGCTCTTTAATTTCTCACAGCTCTCCGATGTTGCTTTCAATGCATTATCAAGTTCCATAAGGGACAAATCCTTCTGCGTAGTAACATCACTTAATTCTTTGCGCAAATGATCACATTCCGTGATCTTTTCTTTCAGAGAATTGTGCAATTCGTCCCGTTCTGTTTTAAGTTGTGACTCCACGTCGCTCAAGTTGGTCTGATACTGCAGTAAATCCTTGGAGGCGGTTTCCAAGTCCAATTTCGTGGTGTGGAGTTCATTTTGTAGAGAGTGAATTAAGTTCTTCTGTTCCGCAATATcttcaaaagattttttgaTCTCGTGTATTTTAGCGCTAAGCTCTGCTTCAGATTTTTGCTTTAGTTCAGCAAATTCTGATTGCAAATTGTCATAAAAAATGCATCTGCTTTCAAAATTAGACTTCAGAATGGTGATCTCTTCCAGCAATGAATTATTTTCGTTAGTTTTGCCTTGCAAATCCTGAGCTAAAtgattacttttttcaatttgggcCTCAAGCTCTTCTTGCAGCTTCTGCTCCGCTTTGCGAGAAGTTTCTTCGGCAGTTGCCGAAGTCTGCAAGTCTCTTTCCAGCAGCTGGATTTTGGCGTTACTCTCGGATAAAACCTTATTTAAATCTTCGATTATCTTGACCTTCTCTTCGCATTGAAGAACAAAGTCGTGCTCTGACGACTGGCCTTGAAGCCGcattttatcaatttcttgTTCCATTTTCTCTACTTTTTGCTTATGAGCTTCAGACACTTCTCTCGAACTGGTCTCAAAAGAGAGTTTCAAGTTTTCAATATCTTTGTTCAAATCATCgacaattttcaaagtttcttcTTTCATTAGTTCAAGCTTTTGGAGTTCATCATCTTTTGCtgctattttttctttaagatctTGCTTTAATTTCTCCTTCTCTTTTATCTCATTTTCTAACTCAGCCCTGGCTTCccctaaactttttttaagacTAGATTCCATGTCTCCCAAATTGCTTTGAAACTCGAGCAATTCCTTATTTTTGCATTCTAATTTGTGCTCAGATTCTTGCAGCTTTACTtctaattctttaattaaagtaTCACATTTAAGAAGCTTATCAGTGAAATCTTCAATATCTGCAATCTTAGAGCTCAAATCCATTTTCAACTTATCACAATCTTTCTGTAAACCGTCCTCGAATTTCAGGTTTTctgcttgcaaattttctaTTGCGTTGTTCCTTTCTGCCAAAATTTTGTTGGCATTTTCAAGTTCCAACTGAAATCCTTCCGCGGCCTTATTCTTCTGCGCAATGTCTTCCTGTGCTTCTCGAAATTTCCTTTCTGCTATTTCCAGTCGGCCCTTTATTGCCGTCTGTTCCGCTTGCAGATTTGAAATCTCTTGTTTAAGGACATTGATAATCTCCATCTTTTCGTCGCAATCCTTTTTGCTTTGGTCCAAATCATCCTGAagagattttattaatactaaaagtgcaatacaaaatttaattacggcaactaaaaaaaaattaaaatttaagcaaCAATACCTGAAGTAGTGGCAGAAGTGCCTTCC contains the following coding sequences:
- the CLIP-190 gene encoding CAP-Gly domain-containing linker protein 1 isoform X7 — translated: MSFFDDTDDPLKKMTDEFGRHRLTDSSAILTEDTDSFIIGQKVWVGGTKPGHIAFIGETQFAPGEWAGIALDEPIGKNDGSVGGIRYFMCEPKKGVFSRLTRLTRFPLNQEYGGSGDTFTYTTSPATQNGNIKKHTFSPSPVESHRKAMKSPDSISGSNTSLASAHVDYKVGDRVIIKSSQGSKVGIVRFIGITEFAAGEWVGVELDEPKGKNDGSVNGIRYFDCQPNFGLFSPVSKVSKSPNQARPSDQCQVHSPTGRLAPVSGMRRAGSKESMTSNLSMFSSASAAARRVRLGVNSLAPKKVPSSTSPHVPTRTALQDVLKEKQQHIEQLLKERDLERAEITRAASQADEAEHKLALHTQEYTKYRTECEAQLQEHIILLNELKESRNELLSQLEDEKKKNEDWQFRFEEAEITRADLEILNSANASKIKELEETLASQKEIIQNLDSEANRETQETLNKANTEIESLRKELQETRNKQVDLEGTSATTSVLIKSLQDDLDQSKKDCDEKMEIINVLKQEISNLQAEQTAIKGRLEIAERKFREAQEDIAQKNKAAEGFQLELENANKILAERNNAIENLQAENLKFEDGLQKDCDKLKMDLSSKIADIEDFTDKLLKCDTLIKELEVKLQESEHKLECKNKELLEFQSNLGDMESSLKKSLGEARAELENEIKEKEKLKQDLKEKIAAKDDELQKLELMKEETLKIVDDLNKDIENLKLSFETSSREVSEAHKQKVEKMEQEIDKMRLQGQSSEHDFVLQCEEKVKIIEDLNKVLSESNAKIQLLERDLQTSATAEETSRKAEQKLQEELEAQIEKSNHLAQDLQGKTNENNSLLEEITILKSNFESRCIFYDNLQSEFAELKQKSEAELSAKIHEIKKSFEDIAEQKNLIHSLQNELHTTKLDLETASKDLLQYQTNLSDVESQLKTERDELHNSLKEKITECDHLRKELSDVTTQKDLSLMELDNALKATSESCEKLKSDLTLHKEVAEKTIGELIENHKKALSDKDETVSSQNAEIKKNEEEILRLNNQVSTLELAIANNAVDLDNLKSDMQKREAQGKVDGDIIENLKVQVERLKATEIELENRTREVDLLKQQQQTDKNSFELELNSKISELTQSAQNANLQKIEMLKLREEVAISNTQCENLTKEIEQSKKNVADLETLLSSERKKINAQLEDKTKSLEVALEEISRLTNQLDIKSHEVESITAELTNLRTEKDTEKQLLLESKEEIARVRESMQGKLADEDNLQRQVLKLNSEISSKTSELFKVKSDLTKVVSELEIKLEEANKGLAEKTELLHLKEDEMILITENQKTFIKELIEDHKKKISEVNDTTEKLESLLQEKVDEVKQLNLNIELLKASLADKTKESDMLKEELNQLNANKTKISSDLSQHAITVESLQTQNQDYSTKIDQLEDQIRLLTSQNHSLGQQVQQTADSTTIKLVDVEKQLKEKEDLVELVKLENKKLQDFNEGIVNEYEEKIKTVEYSETLLRNIVADLQNDLSQTPMLKTSIENLQREISQRDITLASKEGEIGKLKSQLEKMQSPVANGASGDIAAKSNAPTDYKQLLEDKIFAQKQVDFLNSIIVDMQRKNDEQKARIEILEMGYSPAATEELRQLGFKSDFQRQVAPRIYCDICEHFDLHETEDCPTQGSEEPVSNYQLGKEKKEKPPPRPYCDICGEFGHDTADCTDDQEF
- the CLIP-190 gene encoding CAP-Gly domain-containing linker protein 1 isoform X8 — translated: MSFFDSSAILTEDTDSFIIGQKVWVGGTKPGHIAFIGETQFAPGEWAGIALDEPIGKNDGSVGGIRYFMCEPKKGVFSRLTRLTRFPLNQEYGGSGDTFTYTTSPATQNGNIKKHTFSPSPVESHRKAMKSPDSISGSNTSLASAHVDYKVGDRVIIKSSQGSKVGIVRFIGITEFAAGEWVGVELDEPKGKNDGSVNGIRYFDCQPNFGLFSPVSKVSKSPNQARPSDQCQVHSPTGRLAPVSGMRRAGSKESMTSNLSMFSSASAAARRVRLGVNSLAPKKVPSSTSPHVPTRTALQDVLKEKQQHIEQLLKERDLERAEITRAASQADEAEHKLALHTQEYTKYRTECEAQLQEHIILLNELKESRNELLSQLEDEKKKNEDWQFRFEEAEITRADLEILNSANASKIKELEETLASQKEIIQNLDSEANRETQETLNKANTEIESLRKELQETRNKQVDLEGTSATTSVLIKSLQDDLDQSKKDCDEKMEIINVLKQEISNLQAEQTAIKGRLEIAERKFREAQEDIAQKNKAAEGFQLELENANKILAERNNAIENLQAENLKFEDGLQKDCDKLKMDLSSKIADIEDFTDKLLKCDTLIKELEVKLQESEHKLECKNKELLEFQSNLGDMESSLKKSLGEARAELENEIKEKEKLKQDLKEKIAAKDDELQKLELMKEETLKIVDDLNKDIENLKLSFETSSREVSEAHKQKVEKMEQEIDKMRLQGQSSEHDFVLQCEEKVKIIEDLNKVLSESNAKIQLLERDLQTSATAEETSRKAEQKLQEELEAQIEKSNHLAQDLQGKTNENNSLLEEITILKSNFESRCIFYDNLQSEFAELKQKSEAELSAKIHEIKKSFEDIAEQKNLIHSLQNELHTTKLDLETASKDLLQYQTNLSDVESQLKTERDELHNSLKEKITECDHLRKELSDVTTQKDLSLMELDNALKATSESCEKLKSDLTLHKEVAEKTIGELIENHKKALSDKDETVSSQNAEIKKNEEEILRLNNQVSTLELAIANNAVDLDNLKSDMQKREAQGKVDGDIIENLKVQVERLKATEIELENRTREVDLLKQQQQTDKNSFELELNSKISELTQSAQNANLQKIEMLKLREEVAISNTQCENLTKEIEQSKKNVADLETLLSSERKKINAQLEDKTKSLEVALEEISRLTNQLDIKSHEVESITAELTNLRTEKDTEKQLLLESKEEIARVRESMQGKLADEDNLQRQVLKLNSEISSKTSELFKVKSDLTKVVSELEIKLEEANKGLAEKTELLHLKEDEMILITENQKTFIKELIEDHKKKISEVNDTTEKLESLLQEKVDEVKQLNLNIELLKASLADKTKESDMLKEELNQLNANKTKISSDLSQHAITVESLQTQNQDYSTKIDQLEDQIRLLTSQNHSLGQQVQQTADSTTIKLVDVEKQLKEKEDLVELVKLENKKLQDFNEGIVNEYEEKIKTVEYSETLLRNIVADLQNDLSQTPMLKTSIENLQREISQRDITLASKEGEIGKLKSQLEKMQSPVANGASGDIAAKSNAPTDYKQLLEDKIFAQKQVDFLNSIIVDMQRKNDEQKARIEILEMGYSPAATEELRQLGFKSDFQRQVAPRIYCDICEHFDLHETEDCPTQGSEEPVSNYQLGKEKKEKPPPRPYCDICGEFGHDTADCTDDQEF